The proteins below come from a single Nocardioides eburneiflavus genomic window:
- a CDS encoding sensor histidine kinase, producing the protein MPDTDELWRLTMEHSPVGMAIVSLAGEFITANVALCDMLGYGPEVMATLTLQDITHPDDLATDLRLVDQALAGEISSYRITKRYICSDGTTVIGDLSVALLRDAQGAPIHFISQIADLTERQAFVERLDAAEAAAEAERRKAQAVFEGVSVGLLQIDADGRYLAFNNRLREFLALAFPDGHEGVAGQSGFAYDVDHRPLDPDEMPSVRAARGEQFNDVRLWIGADPASRRALSVSARSVLDGAGAFAGAVLAYHDVTDLVRAMDVKDAFVATVSHELRTPLTSALAYLELLDDSTDVGDDGRQQVVAARRNMLRLSHLVADLIFTTRASAGSAPVDPYRVDVATLLDEALAAASLDAECASVRIEGRRPASLVTVADGMRLRQVFDNLLDNAIGYSRPGGVVTVDLDELGDGGLELVVADEGVGIEPGDLDGVFGRFYRGANARQLNVPGTGLGLTIVRTIVEAHGGHVTLESTPGLGTTVRVSIPR; encoded by the coding sequence GTGCCCGACACGGACGAGCTGTGGCGCCTGACCATGGAGCACTCGCCGGTGGGGATGGCGATCGTCTCGCTCGCAGGGGAGTTCATCACCGCCAACGTCGCGCTGTGCGACATGCTCGGCTACGGCCCCGAGGTGATGGCCACCCTGACCCTCCAGGACATCACCCACCCCGACGACCTCGCCACCGACCTGCGCCTCGTCGACCAGGCGCTGGCCGGCGAGATCAGCTCCTACCGGATCACCAAGCGCTACATCTGCTCCGACGGCACCACCGTCATCGGCGACCTGTCCGTCGCCCTCCTGCGCGATGCGCAGGGAGCCCCGATCCACTTCATCTCCCAGATCGCCGACCTCACCGAGCGACAGGCGTTCGTCGAGCGGCTCGATGCCGCCGAGGCCGCCGCGGAGGCGGAGCGGCGCAAGGCCCAGGCCGTCTTCGAGGGCGTGAGCGTGGGCCTGCTGCAGATCGACGCCGACGGCCGCTACCTGGCGTTCAACAACCGCCTGCGCGAGTTCCTCGCGCTGGCGTTCCCCGACGGTCACGAGGGAGTGGCCGGGCAGTCCGGGTTCGCCTACGACGTCGACCACCGGCCTTTGGACCCCGACGAGATGCCGTCCGTACGCGCCGCGCGGGGCGAGCAGTTCAACGACGTCCGGCTGTGGATCGGCGCGGACCCCGCCTCGCGGCGTGCGCTGTCGGTGTCGGCCCGGTCGGTCCTCGACGGCGCCGGTGCCTTCGCAGGAGCCGTGCTCGCCTACCACGACGTCACCGACCTGGTCCGCGCGATGGACGTCAAGGACGCGTTCGTCGCCACCGTGTCCCACGAGCTCCGTACGCCGCTGACGTCGGCACTGGCCTACCTGGAGCTGCTCGACGACTCGACCGACGTGGGCGACGACGGTCGCCAGCAGGTCGTGGCCGCCCGCCGCAACATGCTCCGGCTCTCCCACCTCGTCGCCGACCTGATCTTCACCACCCGGGCCTCGGCCGGGTCGGCGCCCGTCGACCCCTACCGCGTCGACGTGGCCACCCTGCTGGACGAGGCCCTCGCAGCGGCGTCCCTGGACGCCGAGTGCGCGAGCGTACGCATCGAGGGCCGGCGCCCCGCGTCACTGGTGACGGTCGCCGACGGGATGCGGCTGCGCCAGGTCTTCGACAACCTGCTCGACAACGCCATCGGCTACAGCCGGCCCGGGGGAGTCGTCACCGTCGACCTCGACGAGCTGGGCGACGGCGGCCTGGAGCTGGTCGTGGCCGACGAGGGGGTCGGCATCGAGCCGGGTGACCTCGACGGGGTCTTCGGCCGGTTCTACCGCGGCGCCAACGCGCGTCAGCTGAACGTGCCCGGCACCGGGCTGGGCCTCACCATCGTGCGCACCATCGTGGAGGCGCACGGCGGGCACGTCACGCTCGAGAGCACCCCGGGCCTGGGCACGACCGTCCGCGTCTCGATCCCGCGCTGA
- a CDS encoding tetratricopeptide repeat protein, which yields MDPRHAELLEQTDREALGRRLRAARLARGLTQGDVAHDLMSVAFLSRIEAGHRGPTAPALAALAKRLDVTVESLLGEPDRHVVDEIRLALDYAELSLESGQPEVAETHLQQALTKLDTSRVDGMRDRARLLHARSLEATQREDDAIVELEELTDDAEADGMTRIRAGIALSRIYRETGDLGRAIECGQRVMTYVEEAGLDSCDEAVQLAVTLAAAHFERGDTGHAVRMCRKAIARAESLGSAQARASAYWNASVMQANRGDVAAAVPLAERALALLGEGQDARNLARLRTEVGRLQLELDPPALDEARHNLEQAAAELEWSSGSPVDRAWTLLGLARVAFLAGDLGESRDLIGKVHLTADGHAPLAEAEALVLEGRTLAAEGEADLAALAYQKAVHRLSAIGADQGAAQLWFDLADLFTGLGMAEAALDAYRRAAVSTGLRARMASTTLARS from the coding sequence ATGGATCCGCGTCATGCCGAGTTGCTGGAGCAGACCGACCGTGAGGCGCTGGGGCGCCGCCTGAGGGCGGCGCGCCTCGCCCGCGGGCTCACCCAGGGCGACGTCGCACACGACCTCATGTCGGTGGCCTTCCTGTCCCGCATCGAGGCCGGACACCGCGGGCCGACCGCCCCGGCGCTGGCCGCGCTGGCGAAGCGGCTCGACGTCACCGTCGAGTCGCTGCTCGGCGAGCCGGACCGCCACGTGGTCGACGAGATCCGGCTGGCACTCGACTATGCCGAGCTGTCGCTGGAGTCGGGCCAGCCCGAGGTCGCGGAGACCCACCTCCAGCAGGCCCTCACGAAGCTCGACACCTCGCGCGTCGACGGGATGCGCGACCGCGCCCGGCTGCTGCACGCCCGGTCCCTGGAGGCCACCCAGCGCGAAGACGACGCGATCGTCGAGCTCGAGGAGCTGACCGACGACGCGGAGGCCGACGGGATGACGCGCATCAGGGCCGGCATCGCCCTGAGCCGCATCTACCGCGAGACCGGCGACCTCGGCCGCGCCATCGAGTGCGGCCAGCGCGTGATGACCTATGTCGAGGAGGCCGGCCTGGACTCCTGCGACGAGGCCGTGCAGCTCGCCGTCACCCTTGCCGCCGCCCACTTCGAGCGCGGCGACACCGGCCACGCCGTGCGCATGTGCCGCAAGGCCATCGCCCGAGCCGAGTCGCTCGGGTCGGCGCAGGCCCGCGCCTCGGCCTACTGGAACGCCAGCGTCATGCAGGCCAACCGCGGCGATGTGGCAGCCGCCGTCCCCCTCGCCGAGCGGGCCCTGGCCCTCCTGGGCGAGGGCCAGGACGCGCGCAACCTGGCGCGCCTCCGCACGGAGGTCGGGCGTCTGCAGCTCGAGCTCGACCCACCGGCCCTCGACGAGGCGCGGCACAACCTCGAGCAGGCGGCCGCGGAGCTCGAGTGGAGCAGCGGCTCCCCCGTCGACCGCGCGTGGACCCTGCTCGGCCTCGCCCGAGTGGCCTTCCTCGCCGGTGACCTCGGCGAGAGCCGGGACCTGATCGGCAAGGTGCACCTCACCGCCGACGGGCACGCCCCGCTGGCGGAGGCGGAGGCGCTGGTGCTCGAGGGACGTACGCTCGCGGCCGAGGGCGAGGCCGACCTCGCCGCCCTCGCCTACCAGAAGGCCGTGCACCGCCTCTCGGCGATCGGCGCCGACCAGGGCGCGGCCCAGCTGTGGTTCGACCTCGCCGACCTATTCACCGGGCTCGGCATGGCCGAGGCCGCGCTCGACGCCTACCGGCGCGCGGCCGTCTCGACCGGGCTGCGGGCTCGCATGGCGTCCACCACGCTCGCCCGCAGCTGA
- a CDS encoding sulfate adenylyltransferase subunit 1, producing MDLLRFATAGSVDDGKSTLIGRLLFDSKSIFADQLEAVEKTSTDKGHGYVDLSLLTDGLRSEREQGITIDVAYRYFATPNRKFIIADTPGHVQYTRNMVTGASTADLGLVLVDARQGLTEQSRRHAVLLSLLRVPHLVLCINKMDLVDWSEETYEKIHAEFTQFATKLNIPDLEVIPISALKGDNVVDRSENTPWYHGPTLMHHLEHVHVASDRDLVDTRFPVQYVVRPKSDEHHDYRGYAGQIAGGVLKKGDEVIVLPSGMTSKIEAIDLFDREVDEAFPPMSVTVRLEDDVDVSRGDMIARVKNAPKPSQDIDAMVCWMTNEPLRPRQKLAIKHTTRTGRAMVKDIQYRLDVNSLHRDQDAGELGLNEIGRVQLRTTVPLLCDPYAKNRSTGSFILIDEATGVTVGAGMINSGS from the coding sequence ATGGACCTGCTCCGCTTCGCGACCGCCGGCTCCGTCGACGACGGCAAGTCGACCCTGATCGGTCGCCTCCTCTTCGACAGCAAGTCGATCTTCGCCGACCAGCTCGAGGCCGTGGAGAAGACCTCCACGGACAAGGGCCACGGCTACGTCGACCTGTCGCTGCTGACCGACGGCCTGCGCTCCGAGCGCGAGCAGGGCATCACGATCGACGTCGCCTACCGCTACTTCGCGACGCCCAACCGCAAGTTCATCATCGCCGACACCCCGGGCCACGTGCAGTACACCCGCAACATGGTCACCGGCGCCTCGACCGCCGACCTCGGCCTGGTGCTCGTCGACGCCCGCCAGGGCCTGACCGAGCAGTCGCGCCGCCACGCGGTGCTGCTCTCGCTGCTGCGCGTGCCGCACCTGGTGCTCTGCATCAACAAGATGGACCTCGTCGACTGGTCCGAGGAGACCTACGAGAAGATCCACGCGGAGTTCACCCAGTTCGCGACGAAGCTCAACATCCCCGACCTCGAGGTCATCCCGATCTCGGCGCTCAAGGGCGACAACGTCGTGGACCGCTCGGAGAACACGCCGTGGTACCACGGTCCGACGCTGATGCACCACCTCGAGCACGTGCACGTCGCCTCCGACCGCGACCTCGTTGACACGCGCTTCCCCGTCCAGTACGTCGTGCGTCCCAAGTCGGACGAGCACCACGACTACCGCGGCTACGCCGGCCAGATCGCCGGTGGCGTGCTCAAGAAGGGCGACGAGGTGATCGTGCTGCCCAGCGGCATGACGTCGAAGATCGAGGCCATCGACCTGTTCGACCGCGAGGTCGACGAGGCGTTCCCGCCGATGTCGGTCACCGTACGCCTCGAGGACGACGTGGACGTCTCGCGCGGCGACATGATCGCCCGGGTCAAGAACGCGCCCAAGCCCAGCCAGGACATCGACGCGATGGTCTGCTGGATGACCAACGAGCCGCTGCGTCCGCGCCAGAAGCTCGCCATCAAGCACACCACCCGCACCGGGCGCGCGATGGTCAAGGACATCCAGTACCGCCTCGACGTCAACTCGCTGCACCGCGACCAGGACGCCGGCGAGCTCGGGCTCAACGAGATCGGCCGCGTCCAGCTGCGCACCACCGTGCCGCTGCTGTGCGACCCCTACGCGAAGAACCGCAGCACGGGCTCGTTCATCCTGATCGACGAGGCGACCGGCGTCACCGTGGGCGCGGGGATGATCAACAGCGGCTCCTGA
- the cysD gene encoding sulfate adenylyltransferase subunit CysD yields MTNTHVDYQLSQLDQLEAESIHIFREVAAEFEKPVLMFSGGKDSIVMLRLAEKAFYPAKIPFPIMQVDTGLDFPEVMETRDNWVNRLGVRLVVASIDEAIASGVVVDDGKTSRNRMQTATLLNAIEENGFTAAFGGGRRDEEKARAKERVYSHRDEFGQWDPKMQRPELWSLYNGRLHAGEHMRIFPISNWTELDIWDYIGREGIEIPSIYFSHQRRVFERDGMLMTETPLNPMRDGETAEERTVRFRTCGDITLTGCVESTASTIDQIIEEVAAARVTERGATRGDDRFSEAAMEDRKKEGYF; encoded by the coding sequence ATGACCAACACCCACGTCGACTACCAGCTGAGCCAGCTGGACCAGCTCGAGGCCGAGTCGATCCACATCTTCCGTGAGGTCGCCGCCGAGTTCGAGAAGCCGGTCCTCATGTTCTCCGGCGGCAAGGACTCGATCGTCATGCTCCGCCTCGCGGAGAAGGCGTTCTACCCGGCGAAGATCCCGTTCCCGATCATGCAGGTCGACACGGGGCTGGACTTCCCCGAGGTGATGGAGACCCGCGACAACTGGGTCAACCGCCTCGGCGTACGCCTGGTGGTGGCCTCGATCGACGAGGCGATCGCCAGCGGCGTCGTGGTCGACGACGGCAAGACCAGCCGCAACCGCATGCAGACCGCCACGCTGCTCAACGCCATCGAGGAGAACGGCTTCACCGCCGCCTTCGGTGGCGGTCGCCGCGACGAGGAGAAGGCCCGCGCCAAGGAGCGCGTCTACTCCCACCGCGACGAGTTCGGCCAGTGGGACCCCAAGATGCAGCGCCCCGAGCTGTGGAGCCTCTACAACGGGCGCCTGCACGCCGGCGAGCACATGCGCATCTTCCCGATCTCCAACTGGACCGAGCTCGACATCTGGGACTACATCGGCCGCGAGGGCATCGAGATCCCGTCGATCTACTTCAGCCACCAGCGCCGCGTCTTCGAGCGCGACGGCATGCTGATGACCGAGACGCCGCTCAACCCGATGCGCGACGGCGAGACCGCCGAGGAGCGTACGGTCCGCTTCCGCACGTGCGGTGACATCACGCTCACCGGCTGCGTGGAGTCCACCGCGTCCACCATCGACCAGATCATCGAGGAGGTGGCTGCCGCCCGGGTCACCGAGCGCGGCGCGACCCGCGGTGACGACCGATTCTCCGAGGCGGCCATGGAAGACCGCAAGAAGGAAGGCTACTTCTGA